The genomic interval CTGTAGGAAAATATGACAGATTCCTAGTTGTCACGGAACGATAACAGTTTCAATAAAACCTAAATGGATCTGGCTGATTATGTTCCTGTAATAAATCATGATTCATTATATCAGTAGCGATATTTGGTTGAAACACTGAAGCATTGTGTGAgctgaaacaaagcaaaactaCTAACAATAAGTGCAACATAGTATTTGCAATTGTTATCATTGCTACCTCTATTTCCTCTACGACGCAGACCGTTCGGATCAAAGTTTAAATTGAGTCGGTGTAAAGTCTCCTCTCTGCACAAGAGGACACAGCGAACACAAAATCTACCTCCCTTCGTATTCAAATTTGTGGCGCAATTCCGCAAACCACCCGTCACACTATCGCCCAAATCCACATTAGCAGATTCGACGTAATAAAAATGTCAACGCTCTGAACGCGAAACAACAGATATCAGGGCGGGTACAAACATGTATAAATTGTTATAATTTACCGAATAGcatacacttttatttttttatgacaatTAAACACATGAATAGGCCTATATCAGGAATCCGTTCACAATGTGAAACTAAATACCAGATTCgatactatttttaaataatagaaGAAACGCAAATATGAGCATTGGATGAACAAATATGGATTTGTTTGAACAAGAATCAAGAGTGTATTGTAATGAAATCAGTAACAGCCATCATATACCAcctttgaaatatttgttttttacgCGAGACAGCAGTAAATAAGCCTTTTCTGTTTGTCGAATGTGCTGCACGCGCTCATTGCGTAAAGCAGTGGTGGCTTCCCTTTTGTTCGTGGAGTTCCTGTATTATTTTCATCACAATGAAATCGTTCTGATTTTTGGGATTACAGTTCGTCCCGGGTTTCCtttatttgttgtaatttaGTTTGGGACACTAGCCTGCTTAAAAAGCATATAGTTGTGCCGTGCGATCATGtgttagatttttttcaatGCAAGCAGAATGAACCAGGACTAGTAAGTGGTATTTTTTGAATTCATACATTTGTGTGCCTTGTGTCTGTGTAGAAATAAACCAAAACGTGTTTGTGAGCATATAGCTTATTACTGGCTATTGACTTAAGCTGCATTCCTGTATTGGGCTACCCGTTGcgtaatgaaacattttatgtatcatagttagctagctagtactACTAAGGTGCAGAAATGATCTTGGCGAGCATTTTTGTGGTCCTCCAACAACTTAACCAGATTGCTCTAAAATATACttctgttttcaatgtacaaccTCAATTCCAATgggtttatttttcagaaatgtttaccTTTAAGATGTGTGCTCTACGCCAGGTAACTGTGTGAATATCTAACTAGTCAGCCAGCTAGCTTGCAAGCAGGAATTCGAGATGAGTGCTGCATTAGTGCAGAGGGAAAACAATGTAGCTGCCCTCCCTTTTGTCGGTACTGTATCTAGCTGCGGTGCTCGCGCCAGATCGGTAACAGTATCTATAAACCACTGCGTTTATTTaaccgattaaaaaaaaataaaataaaaattattacaaCTAACTAGTCGTTTTCCCTCTTGTTTTCAGGGACCCGCGGTGCAGTTAATAAATGGGATGTCAAGTGGAGAAGTCTTGGACATGTGAAGTGGGGGAAACGACTGTGTGTGGATTCGAGGCCAACACGAAACGGATAATCCGTGGTGGCTAACGTTATTCTTGTTGAATATTGACTAGTCTATAGCAAGCGAACTCCCATCGAGCGGTCTAACGTTAACTGCTTTTATCAACAAGCAGTCCCCCTAGGAGAAACAGCACAACTGCtatgtcattttcaaatgttttgtaaGATATTTGTGTCAACAAATTTTTAATTATACTATATGTTaatagctagctaagttagctgtCTTAGAAGAAAAGGGAAACGAATAATTTGGACCAACGACAAACGTACTGAACTCATCTTATTGGATTTGGAGTAACTACATCATCTCTGAAGGTACCACCGTAaggtcattttgaaaaataatgattcCACGTGTGTGAGAAACCCCAGTTGTCAAACTGGTTGAAGCCggtaagttaaaaaaaaaatgttattattatgttttttgctTGGAATTTcgttcatattttattttgcattcatttgaaagtaaCTTCGTCTAATATGTTATTCTTTCAATCTTGCTTCattgctagctaatgttagcttgcCACAAAATGAGTTTTAGCATGACCATAAATTAATTAGGCCTGGCTAATTAGTTTTTACATTGTTAGCTTATATGTTAGATACTGAATTTGTCCAGTATTGTGTAAACATTAAGTTATTAATAAAGCGCTTTAGTATTGCTTTTTTGAACGGTTTGTTTTAGCAATGGAATGTGATTGTTTGTAAATTACAAGACGTTACTATTGTTGTCATGGTGAACTAGACAGACATGTAGCCTCGCGCCACCTGTTGGTTATAATACCTATAGAACAGTGAAGTTAGGctttgctacattttttttatcaaaccagtgtcgcctgtcaTTTTGGGGAAGTCAGCCCTTGTCACACTGCCTCACTGGCGGTAGCTATTAAAGTTAAATAATGACAgtatgttttaaatatgcagTGCACGTGGTCTAATTAGCCCTTATTcgtaattaaaatgtatacgCAAACTATGCCCTCAGCGAGTACATTATATAAAGCAcctcaaaatagttttttaaatttatttttagatttcaTTATTGAGCCTGTGCAGTGCTTGAAAGTGTGGGTGTTCAGATTGGAAGTACATTGGCTTAGTCCATCCTTAATCAGTCaatatttatgtaatgtttgtttatttccatcAAAGCCATGCTGTGCAAACTTTAAGAAGTGTACGTCTGGATGTTTCGCCATCTTTGAGCCCCCAAATAATCTcgctttctgtctgtctgtgtgtatctcacATATGTAAGCTGAAGCCTCTGTCCCAGCAGCAGTGTTGGTGCAATGGGACTGGATTTTGATGTCAAGACCTTCTGCCACAACCTGCGGGCAACCAAGCCCCCGTACGAGTGCCCCGTGGAAAGCTGCCGCAAGGTTTACAAGAGCTACAGCGGCATTGAATATCACCTGTACCACTACGACCATGACAACCCACCCCCAGCTCAGGGCACCCCCCAGCGTAAACGAAAGGGCCGCCCACCCCGAGTTCAGGGGGGAGGAACAGATGATGGGGATGGAGGTGGCGGCGGTGGAAAAGGTGGGGGCCTAGGGGGCGTTGCCAAGGGCATGACCTCTGGAAGCCCGGAGCGCTCGGAGCGATCTCACTCCCCTGGCCGGGAAACCATGACTTATGCTCAGGCCCAGCGAATGGTGGAGCTCGAGATCCAGGGGAAAATCCATCGCATTAGCATCTTTGAAAACTTGGATGTGGTGTCAGAGGATGAGAGCAGTGGGGAGGACCCTccctcgggggtggggggtggaggtggaggctgTAACGGAGGGGAAAGTGGGGGAGGTAGTGAGGCAGGCGGCAATGGTAACAAGGACAGACCGGACACCCCTGCTACCAATGGAGGCAAAGGCACCACCACACCAAAGTCGGGAAAGCACAAGAgcaaagagaagaagaaagaaagtgGATCAGCTCACCATCACACCCACAGCGCCCCTCCTGGACCTGCCATCAAGCTGCCTGAGGTGGTGTTCCGTGAGCTGGACCAGGAGAGGCCAGACGCCCCTCCACGGCCTTCTTCTTATTACAGGTTAGCTCTGTCCTCTCCATGCACATTTCAGACCATGTTTTAGTGTAGTATGTTGATTGATAAACGTGTACACATATATCATTACTTGAGCCTTACACACAGCTCTCTATACACCTCACCATATTTCAGTTTCCCTCCCCCATGTGGTGTGATGCCCTTCAAAATGGTTTTATATTCGAATAATCTCTTTTATGGTTGTGAATAGGGGCAGTCCAAAGGAGAAACTGTAATGACTTGTTTAGCTAAAATGGTATGCTTAAATAtagtaaaattaaacaaattaggctgatcaaaacataaaattgaactaatatatttttatgttgagaaaattttaaatatgtaaaatgtcagAATTTTATGTACACTAGCAAGGAAATGGCTCAAAGCGCTACTCATAATTTCCTGACCACAATGATGGCCCATGATCTGGAAACCAAGGATACTAAAATTTAATGCTAAACAGTCGTCGCttttcaacctttttttccACCCCTTGATCGACAAGTGTGTGTTTTACCTGAATAACCTGTACCCACTGGCAGATAATTCTTTTTCAATTATAGTAAAATTTCACTGTAGTGAAGTATAATAGTTGGAATTGCACATCAAAGGTTGTAGGTTTTATTTCCTGTCGGTGTGCttctgttgtgcccttgagaaAGGTGCTTGGCCTGTATCGTTTCAGTAAAATATCggctgtttaaatgtatttggttGAAACAAGTAATCtgcgtaagtcactctggaaatGTCTGCtcaatataaatggaaaaagtgACTTGGCTTGTCAGGTAAATCATGTGGCTGCATGCACATACTACACTATCATGCCAGCTCTGCTAACAAAAAAACTTGACATTTAAAAGATTATAAGCTGCATAATTTACACATGCTAACTGACCTTAACTTTGGCATGCGTTTGGGGCACAGAGCAAACGTTTGGTGTATTTTGTGCTGCTCGGTTTTGAGACGTGAAGAGAAATGATTGACTACCACAGCATATGAAATTAAGAAGCCAAGTCAAATACTGATATTGACTGTTACTCAAACAGAATAAATGGCATCAGATGGAGAGAAATGATAGGTTTAAAAGTAAGATTTTGGCCTACTCGATTTCCTTGCTTTTGAGCAGTCCCTGTGTCATAAGTACCTCTTCACAAGATATCTCTAGGAATTCATGTGCAGGACTGCAACTAGAATAAAGGTTTGATGTGTTTGCTTTGTAGTTTTTCTGCTGCctttttcattccctttaacaCCTGGAAAACCCAACCTCCTCCTGTCAGGTACATTGACAAATCGGTGGAAGAGCTGGATGAAGAGGTTGAGTACGACATTGATGAGGAAGACTACATCTGGCTGGACATCATGAACGACAAGCGGCGTAGCGATGGAGTGGCCCCCATCCCCCAGAACGTCTTTGAATACCTAATGGATAGACTGGAGAAAGAGTCCTACTTTGAGAGCCACAACAAGGTGTGTGCCTACCCTTAAGACAGGGGTCCACCTTGCAAGTTACAAATTCtagttgtgtgtatgtggttgaaGCGAGCAGAATTTGTGCAAGTTACCAAGGTAGTAGGTACTCAAGAGTCTGACTGGCTCTGTGTAATGCGTATGTGTTGAAAATTCCTTTAATGATTTCACTTTATTTGATCCACTTCATGATGCCACGAATAAGAATTTACTATTATAGTGAAAGGCATGTTAATTAGCTACACCGGAAAGAAAGTGGTTTGTGGGTGGCCAGAGTCCGCCCTAACGTGCAGTCCTCCCATCCCACCCAGGCGGACCCCAGCTCTCTGATCGACGAGGATGCCGTGTGCTGCATCTGCAACGACGGAGAATGCCAGAACAGCAACGTCATCCTCTTCTGCGACATGTGCAACCTGGCGGTGCATCAGGAGTGCTACGGCGTGCCCTACATCCCCGAGGGCCAGTGGCTGTGCCGCCGCTGCCTGCAGTCGCCCTCGCGGGCTGTCGACTGCGCCCTCTGCCCCAACAAGGGCGGAGCCTTCAAGCAGACGGACGACGCTCGCTGGGCCCATGTAGTGTGCGCCCTGTGGATTCCAGAGGTGAGGAGGGGCCGGCTGACACTGAGAAACGCACAACAGGAGGGGGTTTCGCGCCAAATATGCAGACAGTAGTAGTGTATACAAATCTTCATGATGTTATGGAAAgagcttgcatgtgtgtgatcaTTTTGCAGATTAAAATTTTAGAAGGTAATAAGGCAAGCAGTCCGCAAACCTTGTAAATTTATAAGTCTCTTTCTCCAGACGAAGCTCCCCGTAAGGCtggtacagacacacgcactatatcacccctttcacacagaagaaaaaaggagtTTTCGAGACGGCTTGATACTGCActtatgtctgtgtgaacacGTTGCGACGGCTTTTAAAATACCGCATCGGAAATGCCTCTCCTGGTGTTTTTGAGGCGCCTCGACTACCGCATTTCTCCTGTGGGAACTGAAAGCAACATCGACGACTGCTATCTGGGCAGCGTTCGAATTACGTTACAGATCTGCCTTCACACGCACCTATCTCTCAACCGAAAAAATGGCATACAGAGGAAATACCTGGACCCACAAAGAAGCGCTTTGTAGCGCACACAGACGTAGCAGATAGTTACATTGTATATGCATGAGAACGCGAAAactaataacataaaaaatgcgaccacttgcacttcaaaatgtaacatgtttgtttgtttgttttattgttttgccgGAAATTACAAGAAGATTGCaacgaaaataaataacaagtaacaTTATAGCTTTGGGACTACATCAAGTGTGTTAGTGTGGTAACGGAACGTAAACAATTCATTCAGGAGAGTTGAGTtctactgtgtgtgaaaggtaaAGACGGCTTGAATACCGCATTACAAATTCTGTGGGAAAGGGAACCTGTTACCGCATCAGAGGCGGCTCAGATGCGGTATTCGCTGCGTGAAAGGGGCTCATGATTGTTGGTGACATTTCTGCAAGTAAAGGTAATGCACATCAGGACTGGAAGACTACAGAATTAGGAGACTGGGGAACAGGATAAAAGTTTTGAAATCTGGGGGATGTTCTTGGTGGGGAATATTGGGACACTAATCATTTGCCCCTCCGCAGGTCTGTTTCGCAAACACGGTGTTCCTGGAGCCCATCGACAGTATCGAGCACATCCCCCCGGCACGCTGGAAGCTCACCTGCTACATCTGCAAGCAGCGCGGCTCCGGGGCCTGCATCCAGTGCCACAAAGCCAACTGCTACACGGCCTTCCATGTGACCTGTGCCCAGCAGGCAGGGCTGTACATGAAGATGGAGCCGGTGAGGGAGACTGGTGCCAACGGGACCTCCTTCAGCGTGCGCAAAACGGCCTACTGCGACATCCACACTCCGCCCGGCTCCATGCGACCCATGGGAGGCATGGGCGGAGCCAGCCTGAACTCCTCCCACAGCGAGGGGGAGccagaggaagaggacgagCCGGGGCCCCATGATGAGGACTCCAAAGGGTGGAGCTCAGAGCGGGTGAAGCGGGCCAAGGCCAAGTCCCGCCTCAAAATGAAGAGGGCCCGCAAGATCTTAGCAGAGAAAAGGGCAGCGGCCCCTGTTGTGTCGGTGCCCTGCATACccccacacaggtacagcactggtacacacacacacacaccaccaacatGTTATGGTTATGACcagctttttcttctttccagtGTCAAAACTTACATTTTGCACCCTCAACAGATTTGATATGAACATTGCTTGATCTTTTTAGGCTTAGCAAGATCACCAGTCGCCTAACAGTCCAGAGAAAGAGCCAGTTCATGCAGCGGCTGCACAGCTACTGGACCCTGAAGAGgcagagccgtaatggagtCCCTTTGCTACGCCGTTTGCAAACCCACCTGCAGTCGCAGCGCAATGCAGAGCAAGTCCCCACTGTAAGTGTCGAGTCGAAACGGCTTCATGTGCACGGAGACTGCTCGTGCTGCCACTgttcacacgcacactgtaCAGCCACTGTTTAcatatagctgtgtgtgtgtgtgtgtggacagagGGACAGCGAGGAGAAGCATGCAGCCCTTAAGGAGCAGCTGAAGGCCTGGCAGAGGCTCCGGCACGATCTGGAGAGAGCCAGGCTGCTGGTGGAGCTGATCCGTAAGAGGGAAAAACTCAAGAGGGAGACGGTAGGACTGCATGTCCTTCGCCAGGGAAACGTCTATAGTAGCTACCACCAAAGATATCAGTTTTAGCTTTCTTCACATTAACACCAAATGTGTATCTTGAGTCACAATTGACAACCAGCCATTTTCATTGGTATGGCAAAACATCTGGCAAAAAGAACCAATGCAGATGTAGTAACATCTCCTGGTGTCACAATCTGGGCAGCCCACAAGAATACTGTTACTTTCTTAAAAACTGATTGTTAAGGTTCCCATGAGTCCAGGTACCTACAGTATACAACAAAGTATCTCGGTGAAAAGATGCATTGAAACTTTGGTATCTTTACATTTGTCACATGCTTAGTTGCTCTGTGAACGTTCTAACCTGACCCTCACTCTCTAGTACAAGCTAGAACTGTTTGTTCTGTTCATTGTCTGCAGGCCAAGATGAATTCTACTATGTAGTATGCTGTGAATGACTGTACTTCCTGCCCAGAGCAGAGTTCGTGGATTGCACTGTAAAACTGTTTAATCTGCACAGATCAAGGTGCAGCAGCTGGCTCTGGAGATGCAGCTGACGCCATTCCTCATCCTGCTGCGCAGCAccctggagcagctgcaggacagAGACACCAGCCACTTCTTCACTGAGCCCGTCCCATTGGCCGAGGTACTGGTGATCTCATCCTGATGTCATTGCTCAGCTTTTTTCAGTTGCCTATATGTTTGTAGGCTGTCGTGTACAAAATTTGATGTCTGCTTAACTTTTAATGATTAAGAGTAAACTCTAGAATACTCTTTACTTTTATTCAGAAATAATCATTTCATATGTGGCATTACTTGTATTACTAACAGCGGTCGGTCACAGACCTGTTCTAACTGGGAGATAATTCCCGttcagggaaaaaaagtcaGTGAGGGTCCATTGTGTTGAAGTACTTACTTTGTGATAATGCAACTGACAAGATGAGTCATACCGTACAGAGCCACGTTGCACAGGGGCTCTACTGAGGGGGCACTCTGTGACCCATTGATGTTTTAGACTTTTGACCtgacaatacaaaaaaagttttttgagtGTAACAGCTATTCTTTTAGTTATGAAGGGAGATTACATAAAACATTGAACATGAATTAATTAGgctttgttattattgttgttgttattatcatcatcatcgttgTTACTGATGTTGTTATTCACATCACGTAGGTCCCAGACTACTTGGACCACATTGAGCGGCCTATGGACTTCCAGACCATGTGGAACTGCCTGGAATCCCACCGCTACCTCAGCTTTGAGGCATTTGAAGCCGACTTTGGCCTTATAGTGAACAACTGCCTCAAGTACAATGCCAAGGACACAGTGTTCTACCGAGCTGCACTACGCCTTCGggagacagggggcgctgtgctcCGGCAGGCCCGCCGCCAGGCCGAGAGAATTGGCTTCGACTATGACACGGGCATGCATCTGCCCCGGGAGCCCAGCACCGAGACGCCCCGCGAACGGGaaagggacagggacagggagagagacagagagagggacagggagagagagaggccaccAACCTCCACGGAGGatggtgagtgtgtctgtgtgccagaCTAAACAACAGAACCttcctgctcatctctctccttcagtcTGTCCCTAACATTGTCTCccatttttctttccatttttcctCCCTCTTACTTCACCTGTCTCCTTTCAATTGACTTTAAGATGGTTGTGGACTTCCTGTGTTTAAACACTGGCTGACTTCCTCCTAACTTACCTCACCTGATAtggccctctctgtctctcctcccctttctctctctctgtcacacccTCACCCTCTTTCATCCTCCCacttgcgctctctctctctcccccccatccccatttcccttctctcccccgCTTCCTCTTTCTTCTCATAGATCTGTTTTTGCCAGAGAATCGCCGGCGCCTCccgctggaggagcagctgcgCGTGCTGCAGGCGCGCTTTGATGAGGTCAGTGCAGGAAAGCACAGCATTGGCCGGTCCCGGCGCGCCAAGGCCCTGCGCAAGGAGATGACGGTCATCAAGCGCAAGCTGGCGCACCAGCGCGAAGTGGGGAGCGCCCCTGGCACCCGTGACCCCGGAGGCAGCGGGGAGCGCGGGACCTCTGCGCCCCACCACCACCCGTCCTGCACCCCACGCCACGacgaggggggagagagcagcagccaTGAGATCAGCAGCAAAGGTGAGACTGATCATATGGAAGACCTGTGCGTCTGTAATTGGCCCGAATCGATAAGCACTCAGCACTGCATACGAGCAGCAATATATCTACACTTGactttgtgcatttgtgtataaCACGCACCttcccctctatctctctctccttctctctccctctttgtcccctcccctccgtccAGACCTGAGTGCTTCCTCCTCTGCCCTTGCTCCGGAGGTGGGACGTAGAACCTCTGTACTCTTCTCCAAGAAGAACCCCAAAGCAGCTGGACCCCCCAAGAGGCCTGGCCGGCCCCCCAAGAACCGGGACGCTTCCCAGGGAGGTCCCGGTGTGAGCCCCAGTCCCATCGGGCCCCCCCAGctacccctcctctcctcccggCAGAGAAAGAGACCCCGCAGCCCTCGAACCAGCTCCAGCTCCGAGAGCGACAGCGACAACGACGACCTCCTCCTGGGTGAGAGAGCCACACTgaacggcacacacacacacacacacgcacacacacacacacacacacacacacacacagccacgctCGTGGGCTCTTCCTCCCCCAGCCGCTGACGGTTCTCCTGCCCCTCAGGCCTCCCCAGTAACGGCTTTGACGGGGGCAGCCAGCCGGTGACGGAGAGCTTCCGCGTGTACCGCAACGAGCGCAGCCTGCCGCGCTCCAGCTCCGACTCGGAGTcctccaccaccagcagcagcagcgccgcCTCGGACCGTACCAGGTGAGCACGGCCGCCCCAGCCCGGCCCCGCGGGTCTGCACCGcaccgccctgccctgcccggGGGTCtgagccctctcctcctctctgtccccccagCACCACTCCGTCCAAGCAGGGCCGGGGCAAGCCGTCCTTCTCCCGCTCCACCTTCCCGGAGGACAGCAGCGAGGAGACGTCGGGGACGGAGAACGAGTCCTACTctgtgggtggggggcgaggCGTGTCGCACAGTAAGCCCTTCCACCAGAACTGATGTTTCAAACAAACAGACATGGGGTACAGGTTAGCACAGCATAACCCGTAGCTGTACTATGCACTTATCAGGATTTCTCACAGAAGTAACTGCAATCGCCACAGGCTCTGACGTTTTACAAGCCTTATGAACCTTATGTACCCCTGGCATAGGGATGGGTATCGTTAAGATTTTATCGATACTGCTACTCTAATTAATTCTGCTTATCAGTTTGGTACTCTATCGATACACTTATCGGTACTTTTTGAGTAGTAGCTGCTAGTGTTAGGGGACATGGCTGGGGCTGGTGGTAGAGGGAAGGGGTGAATGCAGAGCTGTTCATGTGTGCTTAAGtgttgctggtgtgtgtttcagtggtgCGGGGCCGGGGCAGGTCTGGGTGCTGGATGAGCCCAGAAGACTACGCATCACTGGATGCACTAGATCTGGTCTGGGCCAAGTGTCGAGGCTATCCATCATACCCAGCTCTGGTAAGAGAGACCTAAAATCCATACTgtcatacacacgcatgtgcaaGCACACCCCGTAGCGCTCACCTTCTCACGCACTGAAGCACTCTAAATCATACATggccaccactagggggcagcagaaCTTCCTCACagtgtttctctttctcacctTGTGTCTTTTCCTTTGCCTGTGTTTGTCTATCTCTGTCTGCATCCTCTCACTTTTGACCCCCTCATCCACAGATCATTGACCCCAAGATGCCCCGTGAGGGGGTGTTTCACCGGGGCGTGCCCATCCCTGTGCCCCCGGTTGATGTGCTGAAGTTGGGGGAGCAAATGACCCAAGAGGCCAGGGAACACCTCTTCTTGGTGCTTTTCTTCGACAACAAGAGGACCTGGTCAGTCTCTCTCCGCATCTTTCTCTTTACTGCCTACCTGCCTTTCACATACCTGTGTAGCTCTGTTCATGGCAATTTCACAGCCTTCCAGCCCTCACCAGGACTGCCAGAGCTCTCCgtttaacatttacattcaaatttTACATGACTTCTCCACTTGTGGTCTGTTTATTACTTTTcctatatatttgtatttgacatCCTTGAATCACTTGTAGTCACCTCCTGATTAGGAGACTAGTTTAGTTAGGATGACGGGTGCTTAATTATGCCTTTTCTGCCAAGTCATGTGCGTCATAGCAGTGCATGTGAAATGACTTCCTAACTGGATGTCACTTTACTACGTACCCAAAACCTCCTACATCtggttctttgtttttaggacTGAAAAGAGGCTCAGTCACTTTAAACTAATTCCACCCCATTCTGGGCATCGTCCCACTTCGTATCCCTCATCAGCCTTCATAACTGACTTCTGTGAAAAGCTTAGTTTATCCACTTTCAAAAGAATTTCCTTTGAGTTAACCAGGGCATGAGGCAAGAGGAAGCAAAGGCAGGTCACAAGCAgtaacaaaaacagaactgcGGACGTGCGCAGTAAATgttcaaaacacatttgtggTGAACGCatgaaaaaacctttttttcttgctaTAGTTGGGCACTAT from Anguilla rostrata isolate EN2019 chromosome 11, ASM1855537v3, whole genome shotgun sequence carries:
- the brpf1 gene encoding peregrin isoform X2 → MGLDFDVKTFCHNLRATKPPYECPVESCRKVYKSYSGIEYHLYHYDHDNPPPAQGTPQRKRKGRPPRVQGGGTDDGDGGGGGGKGGGLGGVAKGMTSGSPERSERSHSPGRETMTYAQAQRMVELEIQGKIHRISIFENLDVVSEDESSGEDPPSGVGGGGGGCNGGESGGGSEAGGNGNKDRPDTPATNGGKGTTTPKSGKHKSKEKKKESGSAHHHTHSAPPGPAIKLPEVVFRELDQERPDAPPRPSSYYRYIDKSVEELDEEVEYDIDEEDYIWLDIMNDKRRSDGVAPIPQNVFEYLMDRLEKESYFESHNKADPSSLIDEDAVCCICNDGECQNSNVILFCDMCNLAVHQECYGVPYIPEGQWLCRRCLQSPSRAVDCALCPNKGGAFKQTDDARWAHVVCALWIPEVCFANTVFLEPIDSIEHIPPARWKLTCYICKQRGSGACIQCHKANCYTAFHVTCAQQAGLYMKMEPVRETGANGTSFSVRKTAYCDIHTPPGSMRPMGGMGGASLNSSHSEGEPEEEDEPGPHDEDSKGWSSERVKRAKAKSRLKMKRARKILAEKRAAAPVVSVPCIPPHRLSKITSRLTVQRKSQFMQRLHSYWTLKRQSRNGVPLLRRLQTHLQSQRNAEQVPTRDSEEKHAALKEQLKAWQRLRHDLERARLLVELIRKREKLKRETIKVQQLALEMQLTPFLILLRSTLEQLQDRDTSHFFTEPVPLAEVPDYLDHIERPMDFQTMWNCLESHRYLSFEAFEADFGLIVNNCLKYNAKDTVFYRAALRLRETGGAVLRQARRQAERIGFDYDTGMHLPREPSTETPRERERDRDRERDRERDRERERPPTSTEDENRRRLPLEEQLRVLQARFDEVSAGKHSIGRSRRAKALRKEMTVIKRKLAHQREVGSAPGTRDPGGSGERGTSAPHHHPSCTPRHDEGGESSSHEISSKDLSASSSALAPEVGRRTSVLFSKKNPKAAGPPKRPGRPPKNRDASQGGPGVSPSPIGPPQLPLLSSRQRKRPRSPRTSSSSESDSDNDDLLLGLPSNGFDGGSQPVTESFRVYRNERSLPRSSSDSESSTTSSSSAASDRTSTTPSKQGRGKPSFSRSTFPEDSSEETSGTENESYSVGGGRGVSHMVRGRGRSGCWMSPEDYASLDALDLVWAKCRGYPSYPALIIDPKMPREGVFHRGVPIPVPPVDVLKLGEQMTQEAREHLFLVLFFDNKRTWQWLPRSKLVPLGVEPELDKEKMLEGRKSNIRKSVQVAYHRAMQHRSKVQGEQSSDSSDTD
- the brpf1 gene encoding peregrin isoform X1, translated to MGLDFDVKTFCHNLRATKPPYECPVESCRKVYKSYSGIEYHLYHYDHDNPPPAQGTPQRKRKGRPPRVQGGGTDDGDGGGGGGKGGGLGGVAKGMTSGSPERSERSHSPGRETMTYAQAQRMVELEIQGKIHRISIFENLDVVSEDESSGEDPPSGVGGGGGGCNGGESGGGSEAGGNGNKDRPDTPATNGGKGTTTPKSGKHKSKEKKKESGSAHHHTHSAPPGPAIKLPEVVFRELDQERPDAPPRPSSYYRYIDKSVEELDEEVEYDIDEEDYIWLDIMNDKRRSDGVAPIPQNVFEYLMDRLEKESYFESHNKADPSSLIDEDAVCCICNDGECQNSNVILFCDMCNLAVHQECYGVPYIPEGQWLCRRCLQSPSRAVDCALCPNKGGAFKQTDDARWAHVVCALWIPEVCFANTVFLEPIDSIEHIPPARWKLTCYICKQRGSGACIQCHKANCYTAFHVTCAQQAGLYMKMEPVRETGANGTSFSVRKTAYCDIHTPPGSMRPMGGMGGASLNSSHSEGEPEEEDEPGPHDEDSKGWSSERVKRAKAKSRLKMKRARKILAEKRAAAPVVSVPCIPPHRLSKITSRLTVQRKSQFMQRLHSYWTLKRQSRNGVPLLRRLQTHLQSQRNAEQVPTRDSEEKHAALKEQLKAWQRLRHDLERARLLVELIRKREKLKRETIKVQQLALEMQLTPFLILLRSTLEQLQDRDTSHFFTEPVPLAEVPDYLDHIERPMDFQTMWNCLESHRYLSFEAFEADFGLIVNNCLKYNAKDTVFYRAALRLRETGGAVLRQARRQAERIGFDYDTGMHLPREPSTETPRERERDRDRERDRERDRERERPPTSTEDDLFLPENRRRLPLEEQLRVLQARFDEVSAGKHSIGRSRRAKALRKEMTVIKRKLAHQREVGSAPGTRDPGGSGERGTSAPHHHPSCTPRHDEGGESSSHEISSKDLSASSSALAPEVGRRTSVLFSKKNPKAAGPPKRPGRPPKNRDASQGGPGVSPSPIGPPQLPLLSSRQRKRPRSPRTSSSSESDSDNDDLLLGLPSNGFDGGSQPVTESFRVYRNERSLPRSSSDSESSTTSSSSAASDRTSTTPSKQGRGKPSFSRSTFPEDSSEETSGTENESYSVGGGRGVSHMVRGRGRSGCWMSPEDYASLDALDLVWAKCRGYPSYPALIIDPKMPREGVFHRGVPIPVPPVDVLKLGEQMTQEAREHLFLVLFFDNKRTWQWLPRSKLVPLGVEPELDKEKMLEGRKSNIRKSVQVAYHRAMQHRSKVQGEQSSDSSDTD